The nucleotide window aaaaaatttttgcggTTCTTTCTGCAAAGCGAAATGTTCATTTTGCTTACCTGACAAATATTCGGAAGATACGTTGAATAAAGATTTATCAGAACTCTCctttgtttcgctgcctgcaTTAAATGGATCAATAACATAACTTGAACCCGCTTGGAGAAGAGATGCTGCTTTAGCAAGACTTGAAACCGCGTAAGGCTTACCATGGGAATATGCGGCGATGTTGTGTGAGCTCGTCAAACGCGAAATATTACCTTGAATCACTGGGAAACGACACGGGTAGCCGAGGTTGGTAAGTTCCTTTTGTGTGCAATTACTTCCAACATTGTTGGATTGCGCGTCTTGAGGGTAACTGTAACTGCTGGGGCAGAACTTGTTCAGCAAAGGGAACCGATACGCAGGGTAGTAAGTACAGTTCAAATTTGACGCAGGCTGGGTCTCGGTTTTTGGAATCTCACGTAAATTATTTGAGACTTCAGCTAACTCACTTGTATGATAAGTCCCTGTTTTACAAGCTTCGTATTTTGCGTGTGTTCTAGATGCAGCAGACGAAGTTTGCTGAGTCGTCGAACCAATATTATCATCTCGCGACAAGGATTGCTCTTCCGTTGTGACGTAAGAATTATTGTAGTAATCACTGGTCTGATTTGTAGATGGTATACGTCCGGCATAGTTATATGATAATTCCAAATCCTTTTTTAGTCCACACGACGACTTATTGCTTGACAGTTGCAGCTTTTTCGCCCTCGCTCTTCTGTTTTGAAACCAAATCTTGACCTTTGCTTCAGGCACGTTGATATCTTTGGCCAATTGGAGTCGAGTTTGAGCTGTAGGATATGGATTTTGACAAAAGCACTTTTCTAACTGAAAGATCTGGCTGTCAGAGTAGGCAGTACGTCCTCGGCTGTAACTCACAGGACTCTTTATTAAAACTTGAACGTTACAGGAGGTTCCTTGAAAGCAATTGCCCGATGTACTTGGTTTGTTGCAATGAAATGTGTTCCAGTTAAATTGATGATTCGATGAAGACGGTAACTGGTTTGGAACCGAACCAGAAATTGATGACATATCCTATGAAGTTCTGCTGCTTACCATCAGGTCT belongs to Clavelina lepadiformis chromosome 6, kaClaLepa1.1, whole genome shotgun sequence and includes:
- the LOC143463236 gene encoding uncharacterized protein LOC143463236, which produces MSSISGSVPNQLPSSSNHQFNWNTFHCNKPSTSGNCFQGTSCNVQVLIKSPVSYSRGRTAYSDSQIFQLEKCFCQNPYPTAQTRLQLAKDINVPEAKVKIWFQNRRARAKKLQLSSNKSSCGLKKDLELSYNYAGRIPSTNQTSDYYNNSYVTTEEQSLSRDDNIGSTTQQTSSAASRTHAKYEACKTGTYHTSELAEVSNNLREIPKTETQPASNLNCTYYPAYRFPLLNKFCPSSYSYPQDAQSNNVGSNCTQKELTNLGYPCRFPVIQGNISRLTSSHNIAAYSHGSETKESSDKSLFNVSSEYLSGKQNEHFALQKEPQKFFSANFEKKIGHFPPQQNASNHQLTHFDVHNQHEDCYSSQPPPLQSPPIIRRFVIPFKDLLSSLSSEDATTKEVQQRSLQGKDDFPAPSNTVFSELSNHNGSLSQHVPYTTQGSLPVTRFENLMVVDDVMQLKDF